In Sphaeramia orbicularis chromosome 15, fSphaOr1.1, whole genome shotgun sequence, a single genomic region encodes these proteins:
- the cfl1l gene encoding non-muscle cofilin 1-like produces MSSGVAVSDEVKDLFNEMKVQKSGDDQRERLRIVTFVIDGDFVQAEEKYRQKDVEDKDDIYKFFLSVLKEKSCRYVLYDCHFETKESKKEELVFGMWNPDHATVKDRLLYSSTKTAVGKAFSGVKHNIAINGYAEIEDKDSFADKLGKNIVSLEGHSM; encoded by the exons TCATCTGGAGTTGCTGTTTCTGATGAGGTGAAGGACCTCTTCAATGAAATGAAAGTGCAGAAGAGTGGGGATGACCAGAGGGAACGTCTACGAATTGTGACATTCGTTATCGACGGGGACTTTGTCCAGGCAGaggaaaaatacagacaaaaagatGTAGAAGATAAGGACGACATCTATAAGTTCTTCCTTTCAGTCCTGAAGGAGAAGAGCTGCCGCTACGTCCTGTACGACTGCCACTTCGAGACCAAGGAATCGAAAAAAGAAGAATTGGTCTTTGGGATGTG GAACCCTGATCATGCCACCGTTAAAGACAGATTGCTGTATTCAAGTACCAAAACAGCTGTTGGGAAAGCCTTCTCAG gtgtcaaacataataTAGCAATTAATGGCTATGCTGAGATCGAAGACAAAGATTCATTTGCAGATAAACTGGGGAAAAATATTGTAAGTTTGGAAGGCCACAGCATGTGA